From the genome of Triticum aestivum cultivar Chinese Spring chromosome 3B, IWGSC CS RefSeq v2.1, whole genome shotgun sequence, one region includes:
- the LOC123065187 gene encoding uncharacterized protein, with protein MACDACGCACSAGGEAPRVELKAPLLVDIETGPSPITAAPADSEVDDGMEKGRMIVTSIARGLLLLLWLYLVDLMRRPLINDGDSEFSPIHIVCVGFPAVLVGMVFLQICVSISVPTDASGVPIGFEL; from the exons ATGGCGTGCGACGCGTGCGGCTGCGCTTGCAGCGCCGGCGGCGAAGCACCCAGGGTGGAGCTGAAAGCGCCACTGCTGGTGGATATCGAGACCGGACCCAGCCCCATCACGGCGGCGCCGGCAGACAGCGAGGTCGACGACGGGATGGAGAAGGGGCGCATGATCGTCACCTCCATTGCCCGG GGATTGTTGCTTTTGCTGTGGTTGTATCTGGTCGATTTAATGAGAAGACCTTTGATCAATGATGGCGATAGTGAATTTAGCCCGATACACATAGTTTGTGTCGGTTTCCCGGCCGTACTCGTGGGCATGGTTTTCTTGCAAATCTGTGTGTCCATATCCGTTCCTACAGATGCCTCTGGAGTTCCTATAGGGTTTGAACTTTGA